In the Luteitalea sp. genome, GGTCGGCTCGAGGCCGCGGGCAAAGTGCTCGAAGCGCAGCGGCTCCACCAACGAACGATGTTCGATCTGGCGATGCTGAAGGAGATCGGGTACTGCCACGGCATCGAGAACTACGCCCGCCATCTGACGGGGCGCACGCCTGGCGAGCCACCGCCCACGCTGCTCGACTACCTGCCGTCGGACGCCCTCACCATCGCCGACGAAAGCCACCAAACGATTCCGCAGATCCGAGGCATGTACTTCGGCGACCGTTCGCGGAAGGAGATGCTGGTCGAGTACGGCTTTCGTTTGCCCTCCGCGCTGGACAACCGGCCGCTCAATTTCGACGAGTGGCGCGCGCGGGTGGATCAGATCGTCTTCGTCTCGGCGACGCCTGGGCCGTACGAGCTGCAACAATCGGGAGGCGTCGTGGTCGAGCAGATCGTGCGTCCAACCGGTCTCGTCGATCCGCCGCTCGAGGTCCGGCCGGTGCGCGGTCAGGTCGACGATCTGCTGCACGAGATTCGCCAGCGGGCGGCCGCGAGGGAGCGGGTCCTCGTCACGACGCTGACCAAGCAAATGGCCGAGGACTTGACGCAGTATTACCAGGAGCTGGGCGTGCGGGTGCGCTACCTGCACTCGGACATCGACACGCTGGAGCGTGTCGAGATCCTCCGCGATCTGCGGCGCGGCGCCTTCGACGTGCTCGTGGGCATCAACTTGCTCCGAGAGGGGCTCGACCTTCCGGAGGTCTCGCTCGTCGCGGTGCTCGACGCCGACAAAGAGGGATTTCTCCGTTCGGCCGGGTCGCTCATCCAGACCGTCGGCCGCGCTGCCCGCAACGTGAACGGCCGCGCCATCCTGTATGCCGACAGCGTCACCGACTCGATGCGTCACGCGATCGGCGAGACCGAGCGGCGCCGCGCGGTCCAGGATGCCTACAACCACGAGCACGGCATCACGCCGATGTCGATCGTGAAGCAGATTGACGACGTGTTGTCGAGTGTCTACGAGCGCGACTACACCTCGGTCCCGCTGGCGGAGAATCGCGATGAGGAGACGTTCCACTCCGAGGCCGACCTGCGCGCCGCGATCGGCCGGGTGGAAGCCGACATGCGGTCTGCCGCCGCCAACCTGGAGTTCGAGCGTGCCGCCGCGCTGCGCGATCGCGTGAAGAAGCTGCGCGGCTTGGTGCCCGGCGCCGTGGGGGTGCCGTGACGCCACTGACCGAGTGGTCCAAGAAAGCGCTGCTGGAGCTCCAGGAATACGTCAAGCTGTGTGTTGCCGTCTTCCGCGGGTCCGTGACGCGCCCGTTCTACTATCGTGATGTCGTCGAGCAGTTCGACGCCATTGGCGTGGCCTCGCTCACCGTCGTTCTCCTGACCGGTCTCTTCACCGGGGCAGTGCTCGCCCTCCAGACCGGCATGACACTCGATCAGTTCGGTGCGCGCTCGGTCGTCGGCCGGCTCGTGAGCGCGGCGATGGTGAAGGAGCTGGGCCCGGTGCTCACGGCCCTCATGGTGGCCGGACGCGTCGGCTCCGGCATCGCCGCGGAGCTCGGCTCCATGGCAGTGACCGATCAAATTAGCGCGCTGCGTGCGCTCGGTACGGATCCGATCCGTAAGCTCGCGGTGCCGCGGATTCTCGCCGGCCTGTTCATGGTGCCCGTTCTGACAGTGGTCTCTGCGGGCATCGGGATGGTCGGGGGTTGGATCATCGCGGTCACACAACTACGCGTGGCCTCCAGCGTCTACTGGACGGCGGTCGTCGATGGGCTCTATATGGAAGACCTCTGGATGGGGATGATCAAGCCGTTCTTCCTGGGCTTCGCGATCGTCAGCATCGGCTGCCACGTCGGGCTGCGGACGAGCGGCGGCACGCAGGGGGTCGGCCGCGCCACGACCAATGCGGTCGTGGCTTCGCAAGTGGCCGTGTTGGCCATCAATTTCTTCGTGACGAAGCTGTTGACGACGGTGTTGTATTAGTTCCTGGTTCTTAGTTCTTGGTGCTTGGTGCGCCTATGGCGAAGTGGTCGGTTGGGAATTCGTGGGATAGCGCTTCGACGCCGCAATATCGGCCCGGGTTTCTCTCGCCGCACCAAGCACCAAGGACCAAGGACCAAGGACCTGCCTCGCCGACGCTGGAAGAGGCTCTCGCGGCC is a window encoding:
- the uvrB gene encoding excinuclease ABC subunit UvrB is translated as MSSRYDRFDLVTDFELRGDQPRAIDELVTGLERAVPCQTLLGVTGSGKTFTMAQVVARVNRPTLVMVHNKTLAAQLYQEFRRFFPHNAVEYFVSYYDYYQPEAYVPSTDTYIEKEATINDEIDRMRLSATRSLFERRDVIIVASVSCIYGLGSPEAYYGMVLPLERGQRIERDRILRKLVDIQYERNDLEFGRGTFRVRGDVIEVFPSYEEQAVRIELFGDEVDELLTIDPLTGRTLERHSRLAIYPKSHFVTPRERLTPAIASIKEELTEHRGRLEAAGKVLEAQRLHQRTMFDLAMLKEIGYCHGIENYARHLTGRTPGEPPPTLLDYLPSDALTIADESHQTIPQIRGMYFGDRSRKEMLVEYGFRLPSALDNRPLNFDEWRARVDQIVFVSATPGPYELQQSGGVVVEQIVRPTGLVDPPLEVRPVRGQVDDLLHEIRQRAAARERVLVTTLTKQMAEDLTQYYQELGVRVRYLHSDIDTLERVEILRDLRRGAFDVLVGINLLREGLDLPEVSLVAVLDADKEGFLRSAGSLIQTVGRAARNVNGRAILYADSVTDSMRHAIGETERRRAVQDAYNHEHGITPMSIVKQIDDVLSSVYERDYTSVPLAENRDEETFHSEADLRAAIGRVEADMRSAAANLEFERAAALRDRVKKLRGLVPGAVGVP
- a CDS encoding MlaE family lipid ABC transporter permease subunit, which codes for MTPLTEWSKKALLELQEYVKLCVAVFRGSVTRPFYYRDVVEQFDAIGVASLTVVLLTGLFTGAVLALQTGMTLDQFGARSVVGRLVSAAMVKELGPVLTALMVAGRVGSGIAAELGSMAVTDQISALRALGTDPIRKLAVPRILAGLFMVPVLTVVSAGIGMVGGWIIAVTQLRVASSVYWTAVVDGLYMEDLWMGMIKPFFLGFAIVSIGCHVGLRTSGGTQGVGRATTNAVVASQVAVLAINFFVTKLLTTVLY